A genome region from Salvelinus sp. IW2-2015 unplaced genomic scaffold, ASM291031v2 Un_scaffold2638, whole genome shotgun sequence includes the following:
- the colq gene encoding LOW QUALITY PROTEIN: acetylcholinesterase collagenic tail peptide (The sequence of the model RefSeq protein was modified relative to this genomic sequence to represent the inferred CDS: inserted 1 base in 1 codon), with protein MKGRTGPPGLTGRQGPAGWPDQMGPKGEKGDGGLMGIPGARGPLGPKGLPGYKGEKGSRGDRSESGMKGDKGTMGFPGMLGQKGEMGPKGEPGISGNRGPTGRPGKRGKQGGKGDNGIIGPLGPAGXSGAPGHPGPPGISCSGJYVVGTKGERGLPGLPGPCSCNSISVKSPQFDEHSSRSDYAKVPAIFVVNNQEELDRLHTDNALAFRKDQRSLYFKDTNGWLPIQLTPFQSTENAPEQEGYCGDGIVQIPNGEECDDGNRIVTDGCVKCKHAYCGDGYRYDGAEECDGKDFGYQTCNSYLPGSYGRLRCTPYCVIDSTNCKYFT; from the exons atgaaa GGTCGGACGGGTCCTCCAGGTCTCACGGGGCGCCAGGGACCAGCCGGGTGGCCAGACCAAATGGGCCCAA agggggagaagggagatggTGGATTGATGGGAATACCTGGAGCAAGAGGACCTCTTGGACCTAAG GGTTTACCTGGATACAAAGGAGAAAAG GGTTCCCGTGGTGACCGTAGTGAGAGCGGGATGAAGGGAGACAAGGGCACAATGGGCTTCCCTGGAATGCTTGGACAGAAA GGTGAAATGGGTCCAAAGGGAGAACCTGGAATCTCAGGGAATAGAGGACCGACGGGCAGACCAGGGAAGAGGGGCAAACAG GGAGGGAAGGGCGACAATGGGATTATCGGCCCTCTAGGTCCAGCAG TCTCAGGGGCCCCAGGCCACCCTGGTCCCCCAGG TATTTCTTGTTCAGGAMTCTACGTGGTTGGAACGAAAGGTGAGAGGGGGCTACCAGGTCTTCCTGGACCTTGCAGCTGTAACTCCATTAGTGTCAAGAGTCCACAGTTTGATGAACATAGTTCCAGGAGCGACTACGCCAAAGTGCCAGCG ATATTTGTGGTAAACAATCAAGAAGAACTAGATCGTCTTCATACGGACAATGCCCTAGCCTTCCGGAAAGACCAGAGATCGCTTTACTTCAAAGACACCAACGGATGGCTGCCCATTCAG CTGACGCCTTTCCAGTCTACGGAGAATGCTCCGGAACAGGAGGGTTACTGTGGCGACGGGATCGTTCAGATTCCCAACGGGGAGGAATGTGACGACGGGAATAGGATTGTCACCGACGGCTGCGTCA agTGTAAACATGCTTACTGTGGAGATGGTTATCGCTATGACGGTGCCGAGGAATGTGATGGAAAGGACTTTGGCTATCAGACATGCAACTCATATCTCCCAGG GTCTTATGGTCGTCTCAGATGCACTCCGTACTGTGTCATTGACTCTACAAACTGCAAGTATTTTACATGA